A section of the Pseudomonas flavescens genome encodes:
- the xylB gene encoding xylulokinase: protein MYLGIDCGTQGTKALVLDIHSGRVLGEGSAGHQLISGANGRREQEPADWLQAFELATARALQQAGVSGREVLGIGVSGQQHGLVLLDAKGEVLRPAKLWCDTESAAENAQLLDLLGGESGSLERLGVAIAPGYTVSKLLWTRDHHPEVFARIAYILLPHDYLNYWLTGRFCAEYGDASGSGYFNVRTRAWDSQLLESIDPSGALSRALPELIESHRCVGPIRPQIAELLGLNPRALVASGGGDNMMGAIGTGNIAPGAITMSLGTSGTVYAYADQPRVSPHPQVATFCSSSAGWLPLICTMNLTNASGAIRELLGLDVEAFGALVGQAPIGAQGVLMLPFLNGERVPALPQATASLHGLTTDNLTRANLCRAVVEGTTFGLRYGLDLLRDSGIRSDAIRLIGGGAKSAPWRQIVADIMGAPVACPQHTEAAALGAAIQAAWCVSHEQGEALSLDSLCERCVTLDETRGAQPDALRSRAYEGVYQRYRELVRQLQ, encoded by the coding sequence ATGTACCTCGGCATCGATTGCGGTACCCAGGGTACCAAGGCGCTGGTGCTGGATATCCACAGTGGGCGGGTGCTTGGCGAAGGCAGCGCAGGGCACCAGCTGATCAGCGGTGCCAACGGGCGTCGCGAGCAGGAACCGGCCGACTGGCTGCAGGCCTTCGAATTGGCCACCGCGCGAGCGCTGCAGCAGGCCGGCGTGTCGGGTCGCGAGGTTCTCGGCATTGGCGTGTCCGGTCAGCAGCACGGCCTGGTGCTGCTCGATGCCAAAGGCGAAGTGCTGCGCCCTGCCAAGCTGTGGTGCGACACCGAGTCGGCCGCCGAGAACGCCCAGCTGCTGGATTTGCTCGGCGGCGAAAGCGGTTCGCTGGAGCGCCTGGGTGTGGCCATCGCGCCGGGCTACACGGTGTCCAAACTGCTCTGGACCCGTGATCATCACCCTGAGGTGTTCGCCCGCATCGCCTACATCCTGTTGCCCCACGACTACCTGAATTACTGGCTGACCGGGCGTTTCTGCGCTGAATACGGGGATGCCTCGGGTAGCGGTTATTTCAACGTGCGCACCCGCGCCTGGGACAGCCAACTACTCGAGTCGATCGACCCGAGCGGCGCCCTGTCGCGTGCCTTGCCGGAGCTGATCGAGTCGCATCGCTGCGTCGGTCCGATTCGTCCGCAGATCGCCGAGCTGCTGGGTCTGAACCCCCGTGCTCTGGTGGCCAGCGGCGGTGGCGACAATATGATGGGCGCCATCGGTACGGGCAATATCGCCCCCGGCGCCATCACCATGAGTCTCGGCACATCCGGCACGGTATACGCCTACGCCGATCAGCCACGGGTCAGCCCACACCCGCAGGTGGCGACCTTCTGTTCGTCATCCGCTGGCTGGCTGCCGTTGATCTGCACCATGAACCTGACCAACGCCAGCGGTGCGATTCGTGAATTGCTGGGGCTGGATGTCGAGGCCTTCGGTGCGCTGGTCGGCCAGGCGCCCATCGGTGCGCAGGGCGTGCTGATGCTGCCATTCCTCAATGGTGAGCGGGTGCCGGCGTTGCCGCAGGCCACCGCCAGCCTGCATGGCCTTACGACCGATAACCTGACTCGCGCCAATCTCTGTCGGGCGGTGGTGGAGGGCACCACCTTCGGCTTGCGCTACGGGCTCGACCTGTTGCGTGACAGCGGTATTCGCAGCGATGCGATCCGCCTGATCGGTGGCGGTGCGAAGAGCGCCCCATGGCGGCAGATCGTCGCCGACATCATGGGTGCGCCGGTGGCCTGCCCGCAGCACACCGAAGCGGCAGCGCTCGGTGCGGCGATCCAGGCCGCCTGGTGCGTGAGTCACGAGCAGGGCGAGGCGCTGAGCCTGGACAGCCTGTGCGAGCGCTGCGTGACCCTGGATGAAACCCGCGGCGCACAACCCGACGCGTTGCGCAGCCGGGCCTACGAGGGTGTCTACCAACGCTACCGTGAGCTGGTGCGACAACTGCAATGA
- a CDS encoding carbohydrate kinase family protein: MYLVCGEALFDFFCNPGERSSELNFQALAGGSPFNVAVGLRRLGVESGLFGGISSDYLGQRLRQVLEEEGVSDRYLIASEAPTTMAMVALDAKGSPQYMFRGEGCADRQLLPEHLPALGDEVKGLHVGSYSLVVPPIGDTLLALVERESDRRLITLDPNVRLNPAPNIERWRQRIESFAAHAHLIKVSEEDLELLYPGIEPLTSIERWLARRCQVVFLTRGSEGASVFSRQHGHWSVPARQVVTRDTVGAGDTFQAAIIAYLVQHGLDSPTALAALSRERLDAMLDFAVQAAALTCSRVGPQLPYRHELERYQAVEGSEAQ, from the coding sequence ATGTACCTGGTATGCGGCGAAGCCCTGTTCGATTTCTTCTGCAACCCTGGCGAGCGCAGCAGCGAGCTGAATTTCCAGGCCCTGGCCGGCGGTTCGCCGTTCAACGTGGCGGTCGGCCTGCGTCGGCTTGGCGTGGAGTCGGGCCTGTTCGGCGGTATTTCCAGTGACTACCTCGGCCAGCGCCTGCGCCAGGTGCTGGAGGAGGAGGGGGTGAGCGATCGTTACCTGATCGCCAGCGAGGCGCCAACCACCATGGCCATGGTCGCGCTGGATGCCAAGGGCTCGCCGCAGTACATGTTTCGCGGCGAGGGTTGTGCGGATCGTCAACTGCTACCCGAGCATTTGCCCGCTCTGGGCGATGAGGTCAAAGGCCTGCACGTGGGCTCCTATTCGCTGGTGGTACCACCGATTGGCGACACTCTGCTGGCGCTGGTCGAGCGCGAGAGCGACCGCCGCCTGATCACCCTGGATCCCAACGTACGTCTCAATCCTGCACCGAATATCGAGCGCTGGCGCCAGCGAATTGAATCTTTTGCCGCCCATGCGCATCTGATCAAGGTCAGCGAGGAAGACCTGGAGCTGCTCTATCCCGGTATCGAGCCGCTGACGAGCATCGAGCGCTGGTTGGCCCGGCGTTGTCAGGTGGTGTTTCTGACCCGTGGCAGCGAAGGGGCGAGCGTGTTCAGCCGGCAGCATGGGCACTGGTCAGTGCCGGCGCGCCAGGTGGTCACGCGTGACACGGTGGGAGCGGGGGATACCTTCCAGGCGGCGATCATCGCCTACCTGGTGCAGCATGGGCTGGACAGCCCCACTGCCCTCGCTGCGTTGTCTCGTGAGAGGCTCGATGCGATGCTCGATTTTGCGGTGCAGGCCGCGGCGCTGACCTGTTCGCGGGTTGGTCCGCAGTTGCCGTATCGCCATGAACTGGAGCGTTATCAGGCCGTTGAGGGAAGTGAGGCGCAGTAG
- a CDS encoding SulP family inorganic anion transporter, which translates to MTLASFKSALPRDALASIVVFLVALPLCMGIAIASGMPPAKGLITGIIGGLVVGWLAGSPLQVSGPAAGLAVLVFELVRTHGLAMLGPILLLAGLLQLIAGRLRLGCWFRVTAPAVVYGMLAGIGILIVLSQLHVMFDVKPQASGLDNLLAFPDTVRQAIPGLGGGSAMAAALLGFGTIACMFLWDKLRPNSLRFLPGALLGVASMTLISLWMNLGVARVEVPATLSDAIDWVKPADLLNLADPHILLAAVVVAFIASAETLLSAAAVDRMHSGARSNMDRELSAQGIGNMLCGALGALPMTGVIVRSSANVQAGARTRMSAILHGAWLLAFVMLLPGVLQSIPIASLGGVLVYTGFKLVDIKAIRSLGRYGRAPVFIYAATAIGIVSVDLLTGVLIGFALTLVKLASKASRLKVNLNQVGPDQAELRLIGSATFLKVPHLASVLEGIAPTTRLYVPLDKLSYVDHACMELLDDWGRAAEQQGGALLIERHGLNRRLEGRTLSMRRAVA; encoded by the coding sequence ATGACCCTCGCTTCTTTCAAATCCGCTCTACCCCGTGATGCCCTGGCATCCATCGTGGTATTTCTCGTCGCCCTGCCGCTGTGCATGGGTATCGCCATCGCGTCCGGCATGCCGCCGGCCAAAGGCCTGATCACCGGCATCATCGGTGGTCTGGTGGTCGGTTGGCTGGCCGGCTCGCCGCTGCAGGTCAGCGGCCCGGCTGCCGGCCTCGCCGTACTGGTGTTCGAACTGGTGCGCACCCATGGCCTGGCCATGCTCGGGCCGATTCTGCTCCTGGCTGGACTGCTGCAACTGATCGCCGGGCGCCTGCGTCTCGGCTGCTGGTTTCGCGTCACGGCACCGGCAGTGGTGTACGGCATGCTTGCCGGTATCGGCATCCTTATCGTGCTTTCGCAGTTGCACGTGATGTTCGATGTGAAGCCCCAGGCGTCCGGCCTGGATAACCTGCTGGCGTTTCCCGACACGGTGCGCCAGGCGATTCCCGGCCTTGGCGGCGGCAGTGCCATGGCGGCGGCCCTGCTGGGTTTCGGCACCATCGCCTGCATGTTCCTGTGGGACAAGTTGCGCCCCAACAGCCTGCGCTTTCTGCCGGGCGCGTTGCTGGGGGTGGCGTCGATGACGTTGATCAGCCTGTGGATGAATCTGGGCGTGGCGCGGGTCGAAGTACCGGCCACGCTGAGCGATGCCATCGACTGGGTAAAGCCCGCCGATCTGCTCAACCTGGCCGATCCGCACATCCTGCTGGCCGCCGTCGTGGTGGCTTTCATCGCCAGTGCGGAAACCTTGCTGTCTGCGGCGGCGGTGGATCGCATGCACAGTGGCGCGCGTTCCAATATGGATCGTGAGTTGTCCGCTCAGGGCATCGGCAACATGCTCTGCGGTGCGCTCGGTGCCTTGCCGATGACCGGGGTGATCGTGCGCAGCTCGGCCAACGTGCAGGCCGGCGCGCGCACCCGCATGTCGGCCATCCTCCACGGTGCCTGGTTGCTGGCGTTCGTCATGCTGCTGCCCGGTGTGCTGCAGAGCATCCCCATCGCTTCGCTCGGCGGTGTCCTGGTGTACACCGGTTTCAAACTGGTCGACATCAAGGCCATTCGCAGCCTCGGGCGCTATGGCCGGGCGCCGGTATTCATCTACGCGGCCACTGCCATCGGCATCGTCTCGGTCGACCTGCTCACCGGTGTACTGATCGGCTTCGCCCTGACACTGGTCAAACTGGCCAGCAAGGCTTCGCGTCTGAAGGTCAACCTCAATCAGGTCGGCCCCGACCAGGCGGAACTACGCCTTATCGGCTCGGCGACTTTCCTCAAGGTGCCGCACCTGGCCAGCGTGCTGGAGGGTATCGCGCCGACCACTCGCCTGTATGTGCCGCTGGACAAGCTCAGCTACGTCGATCATGCCTGCATGGAGTTGCTCGACGACTGGGGCCGCGCGGCAGAACAGCAGGGCGGTGCGCTGCTGATCGAACGCCACGGCCTCAACCGGCGCCTGGAAGGTCGCACACTGAGCATGCGTCGCGCGGTGGCCTGA
- the pgi gene encoding glucose-6-phosphate isomerase, whose amino-acid sequence MPYLSSSLDVTQLPSWQALVAHRERLAGFSMRQAFAADAQRFETFSLSGCGLFLDYSKNLINTETRELLVNLAREVGLERGIRALFDGELLNNTEKRPALHTALRRPLGDKVQVDGVDIIPEVQRVLQQMTELVGRIHDGLWRGYTEKPITDVVNIGIGGSFLGPQLVSEALLPFAQRGVRCHYLANIDGSEFHELSAKLRAETTLFIVSSKSFGTLETLKNAQAARGWYLAQGGSEAELYRHFIAVSSNREAAVGFGIREENIFPMWDWVGGRYSLWSAIGLPIALSIGMSNFKELLSGAYRMDEHFQTAPFEENMPVLLALLGVWYGNFWNAQSHAILPYDHYLRNITKHLQQLDMESNGKSVRGDGQPVNTATGPVIWGGVGCNGQHAYHQLLHQGTQLIPADFIVPVSSYNPVADHQQWLYANCLSQSQALMLGKSREEAEDELRAKGVSEEEVQRLAPHKVIPGNRPSNTLVMERVSPRRLGALIAMYEHKVFVQSVIWGNNAFDQWGVELGKDLGKGVYSRMVGSESARAEDGSTQGLIDFFRGRHRG is encoded by the coding sequence ATGCCGTACCTTTCATCATCGCTGGATGTCACGCAATTGCCGAGCTGGCAGGCCCTGGTCGCCCACCGCGAGCGTCTTGCCGGTTTCAGCATGCGCCAGGCCTTCGCCGCGGATGCGCAGCGCTTCGAGACCTTCAGCCTGAGCGGCTGCGGGCTGTTTCTGGATTACTCGAAGAACCTGATCAATACCGAGACCCGCGAGCTGCTGGTCAATCTGGCCCGGGAAGTGGGGCTGGAGCGGGGCATTCGGGCGCTGTTCGACGGCGAGCTGCTGAACAACACCGAGAAGCGCCCGGCGCTGCACACTGCGCTGCGTCGTCCGTTGGGTGACAAGGTGCAGGTCGATGGCGTCGACATCATTCCCGAGGTGCAGCGCGTGCTGCAGCAGATGACCGAGCTGGTCGGGCGCATCCACGATGGCCTGTGGCGCGGTTACACCGAGAAGCCCATCACCGACGTGGTGAACATCGGCATCGGTGGCTCCTTCCTCGGCCCGCAACTGGTCTCCGAAGCGCTGCTGCCCTTCGCCCAGCGCGGTGTGCGCTGCCACTACCTGGCCAATATCGACGGTAGCGAATTCCACGAGCTGTCGGCCAAGCTGCGCGCCGAGACCACGCTGTTCATCGTCTCGTCGAAGTCCTTCGGCACTTTGGAAACTCTCAAGAACGCCCAGGCCGCTCGTGGCTGGTACCTGGCTCAGGGTGGCTCCGAGGCCGAGCTCTATCGTCACTTCATCGCCGTGTCGAGCAACCGCGAGGCGGCGGTGGGCTTCGGCATCCGGGAAGAGAACATCTTCCCGATGTGGGACTGGGTCGGTGGGCGCTACTCGCTGTGGTCTGCCATCGGTCTGCCGATCGCCCTGTCCATCGGCATGTCCAATTTCAAGGAGCTGTTGTCCGGTGCCTACCGCATGGACGAGCACTTCCAGACCGCACCGTTCGAAGAGAACATGCCGGTGCTGCTGGCACTGCTCGGTGTCTGGTACGGCAACTTCTGGAATGCCCAGAGCCATGCCATCCTGCCGTACGACCACTACCTGCGAAACATCACCAAGCACCTGCAGCAGCTGGACATGGAGTCCAACGGCAAGAGCGTGCGTGGCGATGGTCAGCCGGTCAACACCGCCACCGGTCCGGTGATCTGGGGGGGCGTGGGCTGCAACGGCCAACACGCCTATCACCAGTTGCTGCACCAGGGCACCCAGCTGATTCCGGCGGATTTCATCGTGCCGGTGAGCAGCTACAACCCGGTCGCCGACCACCAGCAGTGGCTGTACGCCAACTGCCTGTCGCAGAGCCAGGCACTGATGCTCGGCAAGTCCCGCGAGGAGGCCGAGGATGAGCTGCGTGCCAAGGGCGTGAGCGAGGAAGAGGTGCAGCGCCTGGCGCCGCACAAGGTGATTCCCGGCAACCGTCCGAGCAATACCCTGGTCATGGAACGCGTCAGCCCGCGGCGCCTGGGTGCGCTGATCGCCATGTACGAGCACAAGGTGTTCGTGCAAAGCGTCATCTGGGGCAACAACGCGTTCGACCAGTGGGGCGTGGAGCTTGGCAAGGACCTTGGCAAGGGCGTTTATTCGCGCATGGTCGGTAGCGAGAGCGCGCGGGCGGAAGATGGCTCCACTCAGGGCCTGATCGACTTCTTCCGCGGTCGTCACCGCGGCTGA
- a CDS encoding carbonic anhydrase — MSERIRSIRSATPSAAGKQTAEDALQTLLDGFQRFRTEVFPEQRELFSKLARQQSPQAMFITCADSRIVPELITQSDPGSLFVTRNVGNVVPPYGQMNGGVSTAIEYAVMGLGVQHIIICGHSDCGAMKAVLAPDTIERMPTVKAWLRHAEVAKTVVADNCGCADHSTLGVLTEENVVAQLDHLRTHPSVAARLASGQLFIHGWVYDIENCTIKAYDAERGEFLPLDGETAPNASPRARYLAS; from the coding sequence ATGAGCGAGCGCATTCGTTCCATCCGATCCGCTACACCCTCGGCAGCCGGCAAGCAGACCGCGGAAGATGCCCTGCAGACCCTGCTTGATGGCTTTCAGCGTTTTCGCACCGAAGTCTTCCCCGAGCAGCGCGAGCTGTTCAGCAAACTGGCCCGCCAGCAGAGCCCGCAGGCCATGTTCATCACCTGCGCGGACTCGCGCATCGTTCCCGAACTGATTACCCAGAGCGACCCTGGCTCGCTGTTCGTGACCCGCAACGTCGGCAACGTGGTGCCCCCTTACGGACAGATGAACGGTGGCGTATCCACGGCCATCGAGTACGCGGTGATGGGCCTGGGCGTGCAGCACATCATCATCTGCGGACATTCCGACTGCGGCGCCATGAAAGCGGTGCTGGCGCCTGACACCATCGAGCGCATGCCGACGGTCAAGGCCTGGTTGCGTCATGCCGAAGTCGCCAAGACCGTGGTCGCCGACAACTGCGGCTGCGCCGATCACTCCACGCTCGGTGTGCTCACCGAAGAGAACGTGGTGGCCCAGCTCGACCACCTGCGCACGCATCCGTCGGTTGCTGCGCGCCTGGCCAGCGGTCAGCTGTTCATCCATGGCTGGGTCTATGACATCGAGAACTGCACCATCAAGGCCTATGACGCCGAGCGTGGCGAGTTCCTGCCGCTCGATGGCGAAACCGCTCCCAACGCCAGCCCTCGAGCGCGTTACCTGGCTTCCTAG